The segment CTGATGGAGGGAGAAGAGGTTGTCCGAGGTCCTCAGTTGGATTAGGTTGTTGCCAAAGTGAGCAATAAACTGGCGCCCAAGTTGCTCgaatgagaagatagacttcGATAGAAGTCTGGAGTATCAGGTTTGTGTTGTCTTCTGCGAAGTTGCTAGAAAGATGAGACAGAGGAGGGCGTCCATAGCTCTCTGGAGCATCATGAGGGCTTTATAGCCCTTCAAGTGATCTaaggggtcggtggagccatcgcaTGATTCCACTACCAGCATCTTGAACTGACTCAGGATTGATTCTTGAAAGATGGAGCAGATAAAGGGTAGCCGAAAACTGAAGCTGATGGCATCATCATTCCCTCTATCACCCATTTGGACCTCAATGAGTTGGCACTTGATTTCACAGATCTTCCACTCAAGGGATCGTCAGTGTCATCTGCCATGGGCAAATCCATAGTGGGAGGGTGGCAACCGATCGGATGAGACCGATCAGTGAATCCCtcagagaggatttttcaagatcAGAGATTGGTCCCAATGGCTATGCCAAGATGGCACCATCAAGGGAGCGGGTTGCGGGGCTTGCTGCCACTCTACAGCTTGCTTAAAGTGCTAGACGGCATTCATCAGCGTTTGGACCTGACGGACTAAATCATCGAACTGCTGGAGCTCCACCATCAGTAGCGGTTGCTCTGGTTCCACCTGCCCATGTGAGGCAAGCGACTGGGCAGGTTTGCCTCTGCTTCATCGAATCAATGGTCGACGGGATACGATGGAGTGGCGTGGCATACTCTCTCTTTGATTGGGTTGCTGGGGCCCTCCTTCTAGCACTAATTTCTATTGTGTCAAGGCTCGAGGTGCTGATATGGCTGATGATGAGGGCAAGAATCATGGCAATGGAACATCAGATCTGGCCTACAAGAAAGGAAAGTCTACTCACACCAGAAGAGATGGTGGGGGCCTCCGACGGGGGGACCTTTCGATGTTTAAATCAGCCAGAGCTTTGAAcacagaaagaaaagagagagtacAATCTCTTGAATTAGCATACCAAAATCCTCTTTTGAAGGTTCTCTTTTTACCTTTTTATATAGGGAGGTGCAGGTGTTTGTTATGCCCTAACCCATAGGTTGTTAGGCCTAAACCTATAAGTTGTTAGTTGTGGGTGTCTATTATGCCTACGTGGCCATACTCTGGGAGCTCGTTGGGATATTCCAATTGCTTTCCTGCATGGCAAAGAGAGCTGATATAATAAGGTTGGCGTGTAGCTGAGGTGTCGTCCTATTCCGTTCTGCATTAGCACAGTCTGTAGAACTTTATTCTTGGTGATCGACAATATCGCAACCCAAAGTGAAGCTCGTGGGTTTCATTCCTGTAGACCCAAAGGTCGATCATGCTCCGATCCAGAGGTTGGAGGGTCACCGAGCGAGTACAATCATTTTGCCATGGCATCTCCGGCAAACTTGATAGTGCCCATCATTAGTTCAGCATTCCCGCTGTCCTAGGGTTTCCGAAGATGAATCTCGAGAATCATGACTGAGGTGGCATGACCCCATAATAAGACCCATATATCTAAACACAGATGAGGTTTATTTCTCTTTTAAATATATACAAGAACAAAGTTTTAAATTCACCTTATCGTCGAAATGAAGGTGAATCAATTCTCaagttccttcttcttcttgtttcttcacaaaaaaggaaaaaaacaaaaAGCGTTTTGAATGAGAGTGGGATATGAGATACCAAGGACAGGAGAAGAAAAGAACAGATCTTTTATTCTGAAAATCCTAAGAGGAGAGAAAGTccgaattttcttttttttttttttttgggtaaaagagCTAATTTAAATCAATCTAGAATAAATACTTCCACAGAAATTAGAAAACTAAATGTCTAAAAATTAAGCTGGAGATCTCCTGTAGAATTCCATAGAACGGTCCATGATGCGACTTTTCTTTTATTCTAGAATTATCCTCCTACCCTATTACGACTTACCCGACTAGGTTAGCACGTCATTCAGGCGATCTCAAACTATCCCATGGTGGAGTTGGCAGCACTGTACGTAACATCCCAGCCCATATTATTTTAGTCCATACAAACTTAggtatttgaaaaaaatagcCAATACCAAATTAAAAGGTTGATTGATGTTTTCAATTAATTAgttactatttaaattaaattatagtgactaaatatttaaatattttaatgcaGTTATTAATTCTGGATTTATTATATTTGCCAAGATGTTGACATCTTGATTTCTAAAATCCAGACCGATATCCAACATGTGATCCCTTCTTCTCAGCTTAGATTACTTACGATCTCAATCCATCTTAGCTTAGATTACTTACGATCTCAATCCATCTTGGCTTGGCACCCAACAAGAAAACAGAGATCCAAAGATTTAAAATCATGCTATCATGTATATATTTTGCCTCTGGCTACTTCTATTGGACTAGCAAGGCCTCAACCAGGTTCTCTTTGTGTCAACTCTTCTTTATGTTTTGGGCCAACTCTTTGTGCACTGCCCGCATGCCGAAAATCTGGCATGGAGCACACCGCTTTATTTTATTAGACTATATAACCATTATCTTTCAacgtatatttaatatctatggttctactttttcgtttgaaattttgaataataaaattatccTTCTTAAAAATTAGGACATCCCTTCATTCAAATTATGATACTTTttctcttctgaaaaaattatgacattccttcaaaaaattataataaaaattatgacaccccttcCCTTCCAAAGAcaggtatcataatttttaagaaagaatgtcataatttttaaagagaaatatcatattttttttcaaagacaaagatgtcataattttttttaaggagtgtcataatttttgtaaaaaaatattataatcaaaggatgaagatatttttgatatataaaatttttgaataaaaaaataatttataaatattaaatatatattaaaaaataataattatgtggACCAATGGTATGCTTCACAGATTTTCTTCGCTAccgatggtgcacaaagaatttctcttatgCCAAGTCACCCAGAACGTCCATTGATCGGCCCGGAACCATATCTAGCCCGTGATATCATCACAAAAGTCTGTAAGGGCCAATCAACAACATGCAGACAAGTCTAGAATTAGTAATTTTTGTGAAAGCTCCAGCTAAAATCAAGTACTCGAATAATTGTATTAATAACTAGATAACTAAAAAGGAGGAAGCAGGCGGAAAGCGATGTGGCATTGTGAGGTGAGCCTTCGGAGCTTGCGAGGATGGATAGTTCGAGGCTTTCAGCAATTCAGACCAAAACTTGCGCTGTCGAACGCTTAAATTAATTTTCTTCTTCCAAGTGAATGATAGACAATCTTTAAATGCTACTATGATCCAAATTAATGCATCTACATTACCTAAAAGAATGGTCGTGGATAAGACGCACGATCCAGAATTGGAATGCATCTGGGGCCATTAGTTGGAAATACGCATCTAGCCAACATTCTTTCAAATGAACGTGATATAGAAAATGATTGAAGGCCAAAGAGCATTGGCTTGGAagtttatgattttatttggttaAGCTTTTAAAATatcagaaaatattttttgattctcaaaaaatattttgaagtgatacagtaatattcgataaaaatatcaaaaaaatattttgattttatcagAAAGCTAAAAAGATTtacttgaaaaaaatatattttaaatttttttttaaaaatattttttgactaatgtcgaaaaattattttatttttttcaaaatactttaCCTAGTTATCaaacagtaaataattttttgtaaaaattCTACTTTCAAAATTTTACTTTCAAAAGCTCTCTCATCTTCTGGACGAAAGATCAAGGGTTCAATTCCAAGAGCCATCAGCTCCCATTTCGACCATTTTGGCCTCCAATTAAAAGTTTTCTTGATTTGCGGCTTTAAGCCTCCTAAAAACATGCCATAAATTATGATTGTAAAGGCCTAAGAAATTGTATGTGGATTATGGGGTCAGATTGCTAAATAATCGGGCAACCCCTccaattcatcattttttttttgcataatttGTATTCCATTTTTCTCTTTGCTTCAGTTTTAATCATTTGATAGGAGCGACGAGGATAACATGACAAAATCTTTTCTCCATTTCAACTTCTTTTGGTCACATCTCAAGCTTTGAGAGCTTTCGTCTTCCTCCTATTTCAACATGATCGGACCGATTACCTATGTTTCCTCTTCACCTTCCTATGATCATCTAGACGTTTGTTGGTTTCTTAGATCCTGCTACAGTACTTTCACATTTTCATTTAATTCATTCTGAAGTTAGTATCTAACCATCCGATCAGGTAAAGGTAAGGTAAGGTAAAatagcaaattagatttattcacTGGACCAACAGGTTGTCACACTTGTGATGAGGTGGGAGGTGAAATAAGGAGCTGGGTGGCGTCTCGACAGCAGCAAAGGGCAGCCGAGCAAGGGATGTGGTCTCGCCGAAGGGAGATGCCAGGAAAGCTGCTACTTGATAATGAAAATCTTTTGTACATTTTCGATGTGGAGTGCACTATTTTATTCTATTGAGCTATATGGTCATCACTTTCCAACGCGTATTTAATATCCAcagttttatttttcatttaaaattttggatgatGAAAACGTCTCTTTatctttcgaaaaaattatgatatcatgtgTCAATATTATGTCATTTTGtatttaaattatgattttttgtataaaatatcataattttttttcacagaatgtcataaagagaaaagaatatttttattattgaaaaaatttcagtgacgaaaaaataaaactataaatattaaataaatattaaatgtaTGTTGGAAAGTGATGACTACATGGTCTAATCGGATGAGACAGTGCATTCCATGTCGAATTTTCTATACCATAGGTGGTATATAAAGAATTTTTTTACTTGACAAACTTACGAAAAAAACCAGTATTTGGTACAGGTACCTAGCCAAACTAGAGAACCGGAATCACAGGTTGCAAACTAGCTAATCTAAAACTTTTGTTTAAGATGGTGGGTATTGATAAAAGAATTTATTCATACGGGAAATAAGATAGCACCATAGGACAAAGCCAATAATCCCAGCAACCATTTTCCTTGTATGACAGCATAGAGTGTCTAAAAGTTGCTAGCTTCTAATGGAGGATTGTCCATTAACAAAGAAAAGGATTTAGATGCACTTATGTTatagataatataaaaattttaaaattgattttatgtcaattttaaaattttatttggattttaaattttagttttaTGTACACTTTAGGATCTATTTTATTAAGATTTTGGACTATCTATATAAATTCATTGCTacgttaattaaaaatataatttatattattgaGATTACAAAATTTAAGATATCCTTCTCTCCGCCCTATGCCTTtgtcttctcttcctcttcttccctcctctctttctccccgGTCCTACATCAGCCTTTGCACGTATGGAGAACCTCGGTAACTACGAACGTAGACTCTTAGACATGCATATTAATTAAAAAGATGCATGTATATAGTACGTTGTGAATGGATGAATAACGGCATTTCAGGATAGAACCATAGCAAAGATTTCAAAGAACATGATTACATAAACTGTTGGGATAGGTTCCCATCGTTTAGCCAACTATCCTGATTTTTTGTCTCTGGATTGATTAAGAAAACTATATCAATTAATCGACAATCAATCCGACTCAGATATATAAAGTTCCATCCCAATTGAGTAGACGTCGGCTGCCGTCGCTGATATCCAGCCAGCTGAAGGTTGGTCACCCCTGGTCAGCACCATTCCGACTAAAATAAATATGCCTCCTACGGCTGCTCGGTCTGTAACCAACTTAATGGTCAATTAACAGCCGACTACGCCCATTGAAGATAAGGCATCCCGACAATTCTATCATGCTGACTCGGACAAAATAGACTTCTGTCGACTAACTGAGCACCGAACGTGACCATCATACAACTCTGACAGGCCACATCAAAGTCATGTCATTCAGGCATCATGCTCTGATCGGCCAGCTACACACCGTGATGAGATACTACGATCTCATTAAATGCGCCTTAGGATCATTAATTATGCCCCACGTCCGGTGGCGTCCGCCATCATGAGCGCGCCAAAAAGAAGGCACGCTCGTCGTCGGTATTCAAAGATGCCCACGTGGCACCATGCGACGTCGTATGACAAGATATGATCGACATGATTACCTGTCCTCTCATCATTTATtttgctccctctataaatagaaatAAACGGAGACCCCTCCAGGTATACTTACACATACAATCTCAAAACTCAAAGACTCTGTCGTCCTTTCCTCTTAAGCCTTTCACTAACTTGGGCGTCAGAGGGTCTTCGCCGGAGCTACCTCCGGCAAAATTTATTTTGCAGGTCTTTCTTACTCGACATCAAGCGGAACCAGCACTACTTCACTCTAACATCCATCATTGTCCTTCATTTTGACCTCGACTGTGTGCACCTTCTCCGACGACAATATCTCATTCATCGACAATCCCACCGTTAGTTTCAAGGCACAATTTATAGTCGGCTTTTGACTGACTACCGATTGTCCACCGAGAAAATGCCACAACAGTTTGATGCACCAAATAAGGGGCTAGCAGGcgatccatcaaagaaaaatatcttctctcgAAGACCTCCATGGCCAAGACAAGACCATAATAGTTTCTCTCAACAACCAAACCTCCTTCGCCAAGCACCATCAATCAATACTGACTAGGGATATAATAATGTCTCCCTAATCAGACAACTCCGACTCAGTCAATTCAAACCTCTCTGCGAGAGGCCTGAAAGTGTTCTCAGCAGTCGGCTATTCATCCAACTCATTCGGATCTGACGGATCCTATCAAGAAGACACCCCATCGGGCTCATCCCGAGTAATCTCCTCGACCGCCCTTTGGGTTGTTGGAGCCCGAGAACTCCGATCACCGATCGGAGTCTCGTCTCCGAACTCTCTATCGAAAGAAGTCAtggaaaagacaaaaaaaagaaaagacaaagaagaagaaagaggaaagaggaaaCCCCTAAGAAAATGAAAAAGACCGGCAACGAAAGCTGACAGCGGTGGAAGACCGACGCTGGAGGAGAAGACTCGCTGGCAGCTAGACTCTCGACAGAGAAAAGGGATAGCGTGGACTTAAGGCGGAGCGAAAATAGTGAAGCCAGAAATGGAGGAAGATCAATCCCTATATATAGGTTTCTTCAACGGCCAGGATCGACGCCAAATACCACGCCTAACCCGGAGATCATGACACGTGGCGACGATTTCAATCGGTCCTCCCAGCATCCGTTCAGTGCACCACTGTTTAGATCTTACGAAGCAGGCTTAATCCGCATGATCACATACCGGACCAACGGGCGGCTGACATGCGGATGACTCGGATATGCGTACTCAATATTACCTTGCCAGCTGATCTCCTATCATTTATACGGAAAATCATCTCGAGCTCTGCGGCATTTATTGCCGCACAACCTACGAATGGACAGCACCACCGCGTGAAAAGACAAGACGACGGTCCGCCCCTCGAAGCATCAGCTGAGTGGCAGTCGACTAAAGCAACTCGTGACGGCCCGAAGACGAACTCCTCTCGTCCAACTAGCTGCTAAGTCAGACTCGAAAGTTGGGAGGCAAGTGTTAGGGTAGGTTTCTGTCATTTAGCCGACTACCCTGGCTTCTCACCTCTGGACCAACTAAGGAAACTATGCCGACTAACCGACAATCAACTCGGCTCAGATATACAAAGTTCCCCCCAGCTGGGCGGACATCGGGCCCCATCGTTGATATCCAGCCGACTGAAGGTGGGTCGCCCCTGGTCAGCACCCATCCCAACTAAAATAAATATGCCTTCCACAGCTACTCGACCTGTAACCGACTTAATGATCGATTAATAGCCGACTATGCCAATTGAAGACAAGGCATCTTAGCAATTCCATCCTACCGACTTGGACAAAATGGACCTCTATTGACTAACTGAGCACCGAACGTAGCCATCATACGACTCTGACAGACCATATCAAAGTCATTATGTCATTCAGGCACCATACTCTGATCGCCAGCTGTGCGCCGTGATGGCATACTACGATCTCATTAAATCCACCCCAGAATCATTAATTATGCCCTACGTTCGATGACGTCTGTCATCGTGAACGCGTCGAATAAAAGGCACGTTCGCCGCCGGCATTTAGAGACGTCCACGCGGTAGTATGCGATGTCGTACGACAAGACATGATCGATATGATTACCTATTCTCTCATTATTTATtttgctccctctataaatagagataaatgGAGACCCCTTCTGATATACTATAACACAATCTCAAAACTCAGAGACTCTGTCGTCCTTTCCTCTTAAGCCTttcactaacttgagcgtcggaggatcttcatCGAAGCCACCTCCGACTGGATTTATTTTGCAAATCTTCCTTTCTCGACATTAAGTGGAACCAGCACCATTTCACTCTAATATCCATCATCGCCTTTTATCTTGACCTCATCTGTGTGCACTTTCTCCGACAATAATATCTTGTTCATTGGCAATCTCGCCGCCAATTTTAAAGTGTAATTCTTAATCGATTTCTGACCGACTACCGACTGCCCACCGAAGAAAGGCCGCAACATGAACAAAAACCTAGAATGACTTAGCACAATATTAATACATTTACCAAGGCCTCTCACTGGAAGAACAGATCCTCTCTATTCAAAGCCAAATAGCAGTTTCCTGCAAAAGCATCTCACACAACTTTTATCACATCCCACATACAACATCTGTGATCTTAATTAATAAAAATGTTTATATAAAAGACATAAAAATTCTGAATGCTATTTTCTTTCTAATCAGTATTTTGGTCCTTCTGCCGTTTGATTTCTCTCGGATTTTGCAGGCTGATGCTTAAAGACACTCTAATTTGAGGAGTTCTTGATCATTCGTTCTGTTCTGTTCTGCTTTCTATATtgttttccctttttctctctctctgtccAACAGCTGGAACAAGTCAACTGGTTTCCTGCGGCTCTTGTGAAGCGATATAGCAAAAACACAAATATATTGAAAGAACAGTCTCCAGTTTGGACTACCGCAATAAGAAAGtgcgaaaaaaataaaaaatatacctcCCTTCCCACGTTGGAACCGGTTAAGAGCTTGTCGTCTTCCTGACCCACATCATACCGCCGCCGGCGTCCGTATGCCACCGCCTTCTACCGCTGGTAATTCCGAAACCGCCGCCCCTCCTCGCCGCTACTGGCCTCCTCTCCGCTGCTGCCGCCGGCTTCTCAGCCCTGCCGTTGATTCCCAGATCCCCAAATCGCCTCTCGATCTCCATCTTCCGTTCCAGTCCACCTCCGATAACCCTCGCCGGCCGGAACTCGTGCTTCGGTCGAGAAGCCCCCCGGGCCCTCCCCTTCACGCCGCCTTCGGGCTTTTGCGGAGACGGCTCCGGGGCGATCTTCTCGGATCCGCTGACCTCCCCTGTGTCCGTCGCTGTGCCATCGTTATTGTCGCCGTACGCTCGCTCATTCTTCATCGTTCGATCCGTTTCCACTGGTTGTTTCTCCCTCCAATGGCCGCTGCCCGGAGGGTACCGATTGGACCCGCCGACGGCCTCCGCCGCATCGTCTGCCTCAGGATTCGGGGATGGGCCGGAGATCGGCCGTCCAGAGCCGTTCCTCCACCACTTCCGGCGAATGGGCGCGTTCGATCTAGGGTTTGCTCGGGGGTTCTGGAGCGCGGCTTTTTCCCCGATCCTCCGCCACGGCCGCCCCCGCTCCTCCACCTCCTTCTCCTCGAACTTTCCGAGCCTCTCCTTTTTATCTTTTTGCCTGTGgagcctctcttcttcttctccttgcctGCGAAGcctatctttttcttcttgcctCTCTTTGAGCCTCAGCTCCTGGAGTTGCTTAAGACTCACGTAGTTTGAGGGGAAGGATGCAGTTCGGTCCTTCGTCTCCATCTCTGGCTTCTTTCCGCTGAGAAGCATAGCGCGACGGTCTCACATATACATAAAGCTGAGCTTTGTGCAGAGAGTGGAACATGTATGAAAGatattgatattaatataatttattaatattgtgtttaaattacatacatctaaaataaaaattagagctcTGCATTTACACATAAATGCCTCTCTTAAGGATGAAGTATCTATTAATAATATTGAGCACGGTGTCATCCAAAAACGTGAGGTCTCTGGGGCATTTTATCGAACGGTTGCAAAGGGATGGGTGTGCTGATCTGAGGATGGCCGATAAGGGCAGAGTTTAAGTGACGGTGGCCAGTCTTAACCAGAGTCTAGTGGAAACGAACGGCCATGGGCTAGGATGGCCCAGGGGCCACCAAGACAACCCTGTTGGATAGTGTACAAGATCACGTCGGAAGAGATGAAGCAATTGCAAAGGTATTTCATAAAGATCCTCGAGTTTTCAGAGGAAGAGATAGAGGAAACGAAAAAATAATAGGAGAATATCTCGATGATCATCCAAAGCCTTGGTCGGACGGTCTCAACAAAGTGGATCATAAAGGAGTTCAAAGATAGGGGCAACTTGTAGTATGATCTAAAGCCCTTATTGCTGGCCAAGGACTACCATCCAATTCTGGTCGGAGTTTCACTGCAAAGGTGCCCTTAATGATGGACCATTATTTATTGTCGGCCAACTCCTGACGGTGGAGACATGCATCATCGATTTCATCCCTGGGTTAATGTGGTTCGGAGGATGGTGATTTAGATTCAACTACTGGGGCTGCCGATCCAACTCATCTCCTTTCCATCTAAGTTCACCAAGGCAAAAGGAGAGCTTGTCCAATTCATCACCTAACTCAAATAAGTGATAAAAACCTACCAAGTTTGCCCATCGCCTCTCGTCGAACAAGCAATGTGGTGAGCTCAAACCAGACTGAGTCAACTCGGTATTCCAGGTTCTTTCTAATTGGGGTTTGAGCTATGCTACTTTGGATGTGGGCCAAGCCCAAGCCCACATGACTACTACATAGTGGATATA is part of the Elaeis guineensis isolate ETL-2024a chromosome 15, EG11, whole genome shotgun sequence genome and harbors:
- the LOC105057963 gene encoding uncharacterized protein, with the protein product MLLSGKKPEMETKDRTASFPSNYVSLKQLQELRLKERQEEKDRLRRQGEEEERLHRQKDKKERLGKFEEKEVEERGRPWRRIGEKAALQNPRANPRSNAPIRRKWWRNGSGRPISGPSPNPEADDAAEAVGGSNRYPPGSGHWREKQPVETDRTMKNERAYGDNNDGTATDTGEVSGSEKIAPEPSPQKPEGGVKGRARGASRPKHEFRPARVIGGGLERKMEIERRFGDLGINGRAEKPAAAAERRPVAARRGGGFGITSGRRRWHTDAGGGMMWVRKTTSS